AATTTTTGTTTATAACGTTGAGCGAGCGATCCGCATTCGCACGGGCGAAGAAAACGAGGATGCGATTTAGTGCAAAATAATTTAAATTTACACCGCACTTTGCTTGGCATCGCTGCGGTAATTATTATCTTAGCTGGCGTAAAATTGGCGGCAGAAATTGTGGTGCCATTTTTACTATCGCTATTTATTGCGATAATTTGTTCGCCGATAATTAAGGCGATGACCCAACGCCACGTCCCGCATTGGTTAGCCATTACTTTACTTTTCGTCTTGATTTCTTTGGTATTTTTCTTCTTAGTCGGGTTGATTAACAGCACAGCAAGAGAATTTACCCAATCTATTCCACAATATAAAATTTTGCTTTCACAACGCATAAATGATTTGACTGCTTTATCGCAACGTTTCAATTTGCCTTTCACGCTTTCGCGTGAAACCATCCAAGAAAATTTTGACCCAAGCATCATTATGAATTTTGTGAGCCGAGTATTGCTGAATTTCTCTGGTGTGGTGAGTAATGTGTTTGTTTTAGTGTTAGTCGTGATTTTTATGCTTGCTGAAGCGCCAACGATGAAACATAAATTTGCTATGGTGATTAGCTCAACACATTATGATGCAGTCAAAGAAGAACGTCATATTGACCGAGTTTTGCAAGGCGTAATTGGTTATCTTGGAATTAAAAGCATCACGAGCTTACTGACTGGTGTTGGGGTATTTATTTTGTTGGAAGCCTGTGGCGTTCAATATGCCATTTTGTGGGCAACCTTGAGTTTCTTGCTGAATTATATTCCCAATATAGGTTCTATCATTGCAGCTATTCCGATTATTGTGCAAGCCTTATTACTGAACGGTTTTGGCATTGGCTTTGGCGTGGCAATTGGTGTTATTGCGATCAATATGGTTGTCGGTAACATTATTGAGCCTAAAATGATGGGACAACGATTAGGGCTTTCAACCTTAGTGGTGTTCCTTTCATTATTGTTTTGGGGATGGTTACTTGGAACAGTGGGAATGCTACTGTCTGTTCCTTTGACGATGGCATTAAAAATTGCCTTGGAGTCCAGTCCCAATACAGCGAAATATGCCTGTCTATTGGGGGATGTCGAAGATTTCAAATAGATTTTAGAGATAAAAGTGCGGTGAATTTTCACCGCATTTTTTATGATAAGTCTTGCGGATCAACGTCCAAAATTAACCGCACTTGGCTGTTTTTTTCAAGTTCGGCTTGTTGATATTCTCTCAATGCTTTTTGCAACGTCATTCTTGACGGATGCTGCAATAATAACTGCCAGCGATATTGCCCTGCTTTTTTGCTGAACGGTGCAGGCATTGGACCAAGCATTTGTAATCCCGCGATTTGCTTTGATTGAAAAAAATCTGCAATCTGGCTTAAGCAATTTTCTGCAAGCTCAGAATGTCTAGCCTGTGCTTTGAATAACGCCTGAAAAGTGAAAGGGGGTAATCCCATTGAATGGCGTAATTGTAAGGTTTCTTTGGCAAAAGCTTGATAACCATTTGCCAATAAGGTGGTAAGCAAAGGATGATCGGGATAATGTGTTTGTAGCACGACTTCGCCTTGTTTATCGGCACGTCCAGCACGTCCAGCAACTTGAATATAAAGTTGAGCTAAACGTTCTTCTGCACGAAAATCCAGTGAAAATAATGCACTATCTACATTCACTAAGGCAACGAGGGTAACATTCGGAAAATGATGCCCTTTCGCAAGCATTTGTGTGCCAATCAAAATTTGGCTTTTGCCTTGTTGAATATCTTCTAAATAACCTTCCAATTTTCCTTTACGCGAAGTACTATCGCGGTCGATTCGTGCTACAGAATAATGAGGAAATAGCGTTTTCAAGGTTTCTTCTAATTGTTCCGTGCCGAGACCTGTGGTGACTAAATGGGTAGAACCGCAATCGCCACATTGACGAGGAATAGTTTTCTGAGTGCCACAATGATGACAACGCAATACATTTTGATGTTGATGATAGGTATAAGGTTTTTCACAATGAGGGCATTGGGCGATCCAACCACATTCGTGGCAAAGCAATACGGGCGCAAAGCCACGACGATTTAAGAAAAGCAACACTTGATTGCCTTTTTCAAGGTGGGCTTTCATTCGTTCCAATAAGGGTTTTGAAAGCCCGTTTTGTATGTTTTGATTTTTCAAATCAATAACGAAATGACGAAGTGCGGTAGAATTTCCCGCTCTTTTTGATAAAACTAAATGTTGGTATTTGCCGTTTTGTACATTATTAATACTTTCTAAACTTGGCGTGGCGGAGCCCATTAATACCGCAATATTTAGTTTTTGAGCCAGTACAATCGCTAAGTCTCGCGCATGGTAACGCCAACTGTCTTGCTGTTTGTAAGACGAGTCGTGTTCTTCGTCCAAAATAATTGCACCAAGATTAGAAAATTGCGTGAACAATGCCGATCTCGTGCCAATCACAATGGCATTTTGTCCAGAGCGGGCGCGATCCCATACATAAAGCCGTTGCGTATCGGTTAAATTAGAATGCAGTACATCAATTTCTACATTAAAACGTGCTTTAAAACGTTGCACCGTTTGAGGTGTTAGTCCGATTTCGGGTACAAGCACCAATATTTGTTTACCCGATTTTAAAATTTCTTCAATATATTGCAGATAAATTTCTGTTTTGCCTGAACCTGTCACCCCATCGAGCAGCCATACGTTGAAACCAGAATGAAAGCGCAATTGACTAAACGATAAGGCTTGTTGCTTATTTAAGGTTAAACGATTTTCAGCATTGACAATTGGGTTATCGCCTAAGCTTTGTTGCCAGCTTAGGGGCTTTGTTTGGATAGTCATTTCCTCAATGAACCCTTTGGCTTTTAAGGCTGACCAAATGGCAGAGGAAAAATTATTATTGCCTTTTTCAAGATCAGTTTCAGATAAGTATTGGAGGGCTTCAGCTTGCTTTTTCGAGCGTTTTAATTCGCCTTGTTCAAGGGCATTTTTCCCCGCATCTGTAATTCGCCAAAAAGTGCGGTCATTTTTCACCGCACTTTCGCCGTTACGTAATTTTACAGGCAAGGCTTGAAATAACACATCGCCTAATCCTGCTTGATAATAATTTGCTGCCCAATGCAGCCAATTCCAATAAATAGGGGTAAAGATTGGTGCTAAATCTAATGGTTGAAGAATGGCTTTGAGCTTATCCTCTGGCACGTCCGATTTTGTCGGAAAATCAACCACAATGGCGATGCGTTTTTGCGTACCAAAAGGCACAAGAATACGCATACCGATTTGTAATGAAACATCATCGGGGACGAGATAATCAAATAAACGAGGAAGCGGCACAGCCAGTGCCACTCGGACAATTTTCATAATCAACCTTGGGAAAAAATTTGCCCTATTATACGAGAAAAATTGGTATAATCGCCGCCAATTTTTTTCACGAACAAGATTTTTATGACACAAACTTTTGCTGATCAAAAACGTAAAACCGTTGAAACCGCAGAATTTACCGAAGATGGCCGCTATAAACGCAAAGTCCGTAGTTTTGTTCTCCGCACTGGTCGTTTGAGCGAATTTCAAAGAAATATGATGAATGATAACTGGGGAACACTTGGTTTAGATTATCAAACGGAACCTTTTGATTTTGCGAAGATTTATGGCAATGATAATCCAGTTGTATTAGAAATTGGCTTTGGAATGGGAAAATCGCTCGTGGATATGGCTTTTTCTAATCCCGACAAAAATTACCTTGGCATTGAAGTTCATACTCCAGGCGTTGGTGCTTGTATTGCTTATGCAGTGGAAAAAGGCGTCACGAATTTACGCGTGATTTGCCACGATGCAACGGAAATTTTACGAGACAGTATTGCAGATGGTGCACTTGGCGGTTTGCAATTATTTTTCCCCGATCCTTGGCATAAAGCAAAGCATCATAAACGTCGTATTGTTCAACCGCACTTTGTGACACAAGTTGTACAAAAATTAGGTGGAAATGGTTTTATCCATATGGCAACAGACTGGGAAAATTATGCAGAGCAAATGCTAGAAGTATTAAGCACGAATACCGATTTAGTGAATACCTCGAAAAATGGCGATTATATTCCAAGACCAGATTTTAGACCTTTAACTAAATTTGAAGCCAGAGGCCACAGACTTGGACACGGTGTTTGGGATTTATATTTTGTGAAGAAATAAGCTGGTTTTAAATAATGCGTGGGCTTACGCCCACCCTACCACAAAATTTTCATAAACAACTATAATAATATTTCTCGTAGGGTGGGCGTAAGCCCACGAAATAACAAAAGAAATGCCTAATTTTGAGGCTAAAGACCACAAATTTAGGCTCAATATTTAGCATTTATACTTTGTGAAGAAATAAGCGGATTTTAACTAAACCCAATACCTAATTTATGAATTTAATATAAAATACGCGTTTGAATATAACCTTAATAGGAGAAATACAATGTCTAAATCTTACAATCAACGCCAACGCAAAAAACTTCATCTTGCGGAATTTCAAGAGCTTGGTTTTCTTGTCAATTTCCAATTTGCAGAAGGTACTTCGATTGAAACGGTAGATGAAATCGTTGATCGTTTTATTAACGAAGTGATTCAACCAAATGGTCTAGCTTACGAAGGTAGCGGTTATTTACATTGGGAAGGTTTAGTTTGCCTAGAAAAAATTGGCAAATGCGATGAAAGCCATCGTGAAACTGTGAAAAAATGGTTAGAAACAAATGGTTTGCAACAAATTGAAATAAGTGAATTATTTGACATTTGGTGGGAATATCCAGCAAAAGCAGAATAATCTAAATTGAAAGCAGCATAGCATAAATCGCTATGCTGTATTGTTTTAATGCCTTGCAAAATTCATTAAACCTTAGATTTTTTGATCTATAACAAATAAAGTTCAAATAATTGACAAACTACCTATTTTGGGTTGTTTTCATTCATTTATCGTAAACACATAATCCGTCTTCTACAGAAGCATTTAGAAATATTTTAAAGACAATGACCGTTGAAAATTTACCTCGCAGACAATTTTTACGCGGTAGATTTTCAACATTGAGCTGTTTAGAAAATAATCAAAAACAGAATTTTGTGGGTATTAGACCGCCTTGGTCTGTGGAAAATTCTATTTTTGTGGAGCAATGTACACGCTGTGGCGATTGTCTTTCTGTCTGTGAAACCAATATTTTGGTAAAGGGCGATGCTGGCTTTCCTGAAGTTCGTTTTGATAATGGCGAATGTACTTTTTGTGGAAAATGTGCAGATGCTTGTAAA
The Haemophilus influenzae DNA segment above includes these coding regions:
- the napF gene encoding ferredoxin-type protein NapF gives rise to the protein MTVENLPRRQFLRGRFSTLSCLENNQKQNFVGIRPPWSVENSIFVEQCTRCGDCLSVCETNILVKGDAGFPEVRFDNGECTFCGKCADACKQPIFHPREQLPWSHKIDIGVACLTLHRIECRTCQDNCPANAIRFKLQMGGVAQPLVNFDACNGCGACVQGCPVNAITMNDLKQNE
- a CDS encoding YggL family protein translates to MSKSYNQRQRKKLHLAEFQELGFLVNFQFAEGTSIETVDEIVDRFINEVIQPNGLAYEGSGYLHWEGLVCLEKIGKCDESHRETVKKWLETNGLQQIEISELFDIWWEYPAKAE
- a CDS encoding AI-2E family transporter — encoded protein: MQNNLNLHRTLLGIAAVIIILAGVKLAAEIVVPFLLSLFIAIICSPIIKAMTQRHVPHWLAITLLFVLISLVFFFLVGLINSTAREFTQSIPQYKILLSQRINDLTALSQRFNLPFTLSRETIQENFDPSIIMNFVSRVLLNFSGVVSNVFVLVLVVIFMLAEAPTMKHKFAMVISSTHYDAVKEERHIDRVLQGVIGYLGIKSITSLLTGVGVFILLEACGVQYAILWATLSFLLNYIPNIGSIIAAIPIIVQALLLNGFGIGFGVAIGVIAINMVVGNIIEPKMMGQRLGLSTLVVFLSLLFWGWLLGTVGMLLSVPLTMALKIALESSPNTAKYACLLGDVEDFK
- the priA gene encoding primosomal protein N' encodes the protein MKIVRVALAVPLPRLFDYLVPDDVSLQIGMRILVPFGTQKRIAIVVDFPTKSDVPEDKLKAILQPLDLAPIFTPIYWNWLHWAANYYQAGLGDVLFQALPVKLRNGESAVKNDRTFWRITDAGKNALEQGELKRSKKQAEALQYLSETDLEKGNNNFSSAIWSALKAKGFIEEMTIQTKPLSWQQSLGDNPIVNAENRLTLNKQQALSFSQLRFHSGFNVWLLDGVTGSGKTEIYLQYIEEILKSGKQILVLVPEIGLTPQTVQRFKARFNVEIDVLHSNLTDTQRLYVWDRARSGQNAIVIGTRSALFTQFSNLGAIILDEEHDSSYKQQDSWRYHARDLAIVLAQKLNIAVLMGSATPSLESINNVQNGKYQHLVLSKRAGNSTALRHFVIDLKNQNIQNGLSKPLLERMKAHLEKGNQVLLFLNRRGFAPVLLCHECGWIAQCPHCEKPYTYHQHQNVLRCHHCGTQKTIPRQCGDCGSTHLVTTGLGTEQLEETLKTLFPHYSVARIDRDSTSRKGKLEGYLEDIQQGKSQILIGTQMLAKGHHFPNVTLVALVNVDSALFSLDFRAEERLAQLYIQVAGRAGRADKQGEVVLQTHYPDHPLLTTLLANGYQAFAKETLQLRHSMGLPPFTFQALFKAQARHSELAENCLSQIADFFQSKQIAGLQMLGPMPAPFSKKAGQYRWQLLLQHPSRMTLQKALREYQQAELEKNSQVRLILDVDPQDLS
- the trmB gene encoding tRNA (guanosine(46)-N7)-methyltransferase TrmB, whose translation is MTQTFADQKRKTVETAEFTEDGRYKRKVRSFVLRTGRLSEFQRNMMNDNWGTLGLDYQTEPFDFAKIYGNDNPVVLEIGFGMGKSLVDMAFSNPDKNYLGIEVHTPGVGACIAYAVEKGVTNLRVICHDATEILRDSIADGALGGLQLFFPDPWHKAKHHKRRIVQPHFVTQVVQKLGGNGFIHMATDWENYAEQMLEVLSTNTDLVNTSKNGDYIPRPDFRPLTKFEARGHRLGHGVWDLYFVKK